A single genomic interval of Lathyrus oleraceus cultivar Zhongwan6 chromosome 7, CAAS_Psat_ZW6_1.0, whole genome shotgun sequence harbors:
- the LOC127103534 gene encoding uncharacterized CRM domain-containing protein At3g25440, chloroplastic — protein sequence LTVVHQHISLLTFIFAGKIPRSRLLTNQLVLSFVSAGFWTYMFSAASVRGARHRFSYAFNRHSLFGLCLVENVPTIASSPTRYFRSFTPYSIHPRTYSTPRHLSKLPPVCSPTAFLSQLRSNVIGSQGNQASGLPSRYISNSSVELKTQNDVVRFSLYKPGDISSGMKSPDKKTMKKSKRAKVNELKFYRLKAKQKMYSPNPEVRIRYKLEKAKRKETWLIEKLRKFDVPKLPTETFDPEILTEEERHYLKRTGEKKKHYVPVGRRGVFGGVVLNMHLHWKNHETVKVICKPCKPGQAQEYAEELARLSKGIVIDIKPNNIIIFYRGKNYVQPKVMSPPDTLSKAKALEKYRYEQSLEHTSQFIEKLEKELEEYHEHVAKFKKGKEDTS from the exons TTAACCGTCGTTCACCAACATATCAGTCTTCTGACATTCATCTTTGCCGGCAAAATTCCGAGATCAAGGCTTCTTACCAATCAGTTAGTTCTCAGTTTCGTTTCAG CTGGATTCTGGACTTATATGTTTTCTGCAGCTTCAGTCAGAGGAGCAAGACACAGGTTTTCCTACGCATTCAATAG ACATAGCTTATTCGGGCTATGCTTAGTTGAAAATGTTCCGACCATTGCATCATCCCCTACCAGATATTTTCGATCTTTTACTCCTTATTCCATACATCCAAGAACTTACAGCACGCCAAGACATCTTTCAAAATTACCCCCTGTATGTTCTCCAACAGCTTTTCTTTCACAGCTTAGATCAAATGTCATTGGAAGTCAAGGTAATCAGGCAAGCGGGCTACCTTCCAGATACATAAGTAATTCATCAGTTGAACTGAAGACCCAAAATGATGTTGTACGGTTCTCTCTGTATAAGCCTGGAGATATTAGTTCTGGAATGAAGAGCCCGGATAAAAAAACAATGAAAAAATCTAAAAGGGCCAAAGTGAATGAGCTCAAATTCTATCGTTTGAAGGCAAAACAAAAGATGTATTCTCCTAATCCAGAAGTTAGAATTCGCTATAAGCTTGAAAAG GCCAAGCGAAAGGAAACATGGTTGATTGAAAAGCTTAGGAAATTTGATGTTCCGAAGCTCCCAACAGAAACATTTGATCCTGAAATTTTAACCGAGGAGGAGAGGCATTACCTGAAGCGCACTGGAGAGAAAAAGAAACACTATGTTCCAGTTGGGAGACGAGGAGTGTTTGGTGGGGTAGTTCTAAACATGCATCTTCACTGGAAGAATCATGAGACAGTGAAGGTTATATGCAAGCCCTGCAAACCGGGTCAAGCTCAGGAATATGCTGAAGAGCTGGCTCGACTGAGCAAGGGCATTGTGATTGACATCAAACCTAATAATATCATCATTTTTTACCGAGGAAAGAACTATGTACAACCAAAAGTAATGTCACCTCCAGATACATTATCAAAAGCGAAG GCCTTGGAGAAATATCGATATGAGCAGTCCCTTGAGCATACTAGCCAGTTCATTGAAAAGTTGGAGAAAGAGCTTGAAGAGTATCATGAGCACGTTGCAAAGTTtaaaaaaggaaaagaggatACAAGTTAA